The proteins below come from a single Gordonia sp. X0973 genomic window:
- a CDS encoding DUF1801 domain-containing protein: MSADWRAERADEIRGLIRRGAPDVVEEAKWVKPSNPDGVPTFSSSGLLCTLETYKDKVKVTFAKGASLPDPAHVFNASLTAGTRRAVDVGENDVLDADAFVELIRAAVALNEAK; this comes from the coding sequence ATGAGCGCCGACTGGCGCGCGGAGCGGGCCGACGAGATTCGCGGATTGATCCGACGGGGAGCCCCCGACGTCGTCGAAGAGGCGAAGTGGGTCAAGCCGTCGAATCCCGACGGTGTGCCGACGTTCAGCTCGTCAGGCCTGCTCTGCACGCTGGAGACGTACAAGGACAAGGTGAAGGTCACCTTCGCCAAGGGGGCGTCGCTGCCCGATCCCGCGCACGTCTTCAACGCCAGCCTGACCGCGGGGACCCGTCGTGCCGTCGACGTCGGGGAGAACGACGTGCTCGACGCCGACGCCTTCGTCGAACTCATCCGCGCCGCCGTCGCGCTGAACGAGGCGAAGTAG
- a CDS encoding YncE family protein, with protein MDRRLLRSSLTAAAVAVTASTALLSPIAPAGAAPRFAVSSVPAGVASGGELALDQGRNRLFIADNNDSLRTRGSDFIPSPDPVRPKVEVFDTTTNRPVRSIDLANQPGGMMMIGGAELIPVKQVPDGLAIDSRRGRVLVTNAHASGITVFGMDDKRVGPGNLTSLPKSHPMGAVADPATGRFYVGLNGADKVAVFSSAGRHIGDIGNLYKASFLDVDAGRNRLYVGNADYEAKKNNFVAVVDLRTGRVIKKIPTPSNSRPKVDPTTGRVWAASFDTGKISIIDPASLRVVRTIDTKTSPSKIAFDAGRRLAYTANLQKKTITVLNADSGAIVATLPTGAAVHTVVVDQKTGIVYGSQHISGKLTVVRPS; from the coding sequence ATGGATCGCCGTCTTCTTCGCAGCTCGCTGACCGCCGCCGCTGTCGCCGTCACCGCCTCGACAGCGCTGCTCTCCCCGATCGCCCCGGCCGGTGCGGCCCCGCGCTTCGCGGTGTCGTCGGTCCCGGCCGGTGTCGCGAGCGGCGGCGAACTCGCCCTCGACCAGGGCCGCAACCGCCTGTTCATCGCCGACAACAACGACTCGCTGCGCACCCGCGGCTCGGATTTCATCCCGAGCCCGGATCCCGTGCGCCCCAAGGTCGAGGTCTTCGACACCACGACCAACCGGCCGGTTCGCTCCATCGACCTGGCCAACCAGCCCGGCGGGATGATGATGATCGGCGGCGCCGAACTCATCCCGGTCAAGCAGGTGCCGGACGGTCTCGCCATCGACTCCCGACGCGGTCGGGTGCTGGTCACCAACGCACACGCCAGCGGTATCACCGTGTTCGGGATGGACGACAAGCGCGTCGGCCCGGGCAATCTCACCTCCCTGCCGAAGTCGCACCCGATGGGCGCTGTCGCCGACCCGGCCACCGGCCGCTTCTACGTCGGCCTCAACGGCGCGGACAAGGTCGCCGTCTTCAGCTCGGCCGGACGCCACATCGGCGACATCGGCAACCTGTACAAGGCCTCCTTCCTCGACGTGGACGCCGGGCGCAACCGGCTCTACGTCGGCAACGCCGACTACGAGGCCAAGAAGAACAACTTCGTGGCAGTCGTCGACCTGCGCACCGGGCGCGTGATCAAGAAGATCCCGACGCCGTCGAACTCCCGGCCGAAGGTCGACCCGACGACCGGCCGAGTGTGGGCCGCGAGCTTCGACACCGGCAAGATCTCGATCATCGACCCGGCATCGCTCCGGGTCGTGCGGACCATCGACACCAAGACCTCGCCGTCGAAGATCGCGTTCGACGCTGGTCGGCGCCTCGCGTATACGGCGAATCTGCAGAAGAAGACCATCACGGTGCTCAACGCGGATTCGGGCGCGATCGTCGCCACCCTGCCGACCGGTGCCGCCGTGCACACCGTGGTCGTCGACCAGAAGACCGGAATCGTCTACGGGAGCCAGCACATCAGCGGCAAGCTCACGGTGGTCCGGCCGAGCTGA
- a CDS encoding type II toxin-antitoxin system VapC family toxin — MIVLDTNVISEVLRKRPDPSVLAWMESLTGEVAITAMTAAELLAGVRRLPAGKRRAALGSMIETVLRTYRDGGVVLPFDEGAAAEYAEVLFLRERVGLPITTADAQIAAICRSKHAVCATRNVRDFAKTGIELVDPWATR, encoded by the coding sequence GTGATCGTCCTCGACACGAACGTCATCTCGGAGGTTCTTCGGAAGCGCCCCGATCCATCCGTTCTCGCGTGGATGGAGTCCCTGACCGGCGAGGTGGCGATCACGGCGATGACTGCCGCCGAACTCCTCGCCGGGGTACGACGACTTCCGGCAGGTAAACGTCGGGCTGCGCTCGGCTCCATGATTGAGACGGTGTTGCGGACATACCGTGATGGTGGCGTGGTGCTCCCGTTCGACGAGGGCGCCGCCGCGGAGTATGCAGAGGTGCTATTCCTCCGAGAGAGGGTCGGTCTGCCGATCACGACTGCCGATGCGCAGATCGCGGCGATCTGCAGATCGAAACACGCGGTATGCGCGACACGAAACGTGCGGGACTTCGCCAAGACCGGTATCGAACTGGTCGACCCCTGGGCTACCCGGTGA
- the groES gene encoding co-chaperone GroES — MASVNIKPLEDKILVQALEAETTTASGLVIPDTAKEKPSEGKVIAVGPGRWDDAGAKRIPVDVAEGETVIYSKYGGTEIKYDGQDYLILSARDVLAVVGK; from the coding sequence GTGGCGAGTGTGAACATCAAGCCGCTCGAGGACAAGATCCTGGTCCAGGCGCTCGAGGCCGAGACCACCACCGCTTCTGGCCTGGTGATCCCGGATACGGCGAAGGAGAAGCCCTCCGAGGGCAAGGTCATCGCCGTGGGCCCGGGTCGCTGGGACGACGCGGGTGCCAAGCGCATCCCGGTGGACGTCGCCGAGGGCGAAACCGTGATCTACAGCAAGTACGGCGGGACCGAGATCAAGTACGACGGCCAGGATTACCTGATCCTGTCCGCGCGCGACGTTCTCGCCGTCGTCGGCAAGTAA
- a CDS encoding amidohydrolase — MTDPASGTLDLARLPATRRDLHAHPELAFDEHRTAGVIADYLRGLGIEVTTGIGGTGVVGVIVGGRPGPTVGLRADMDALPIVEELPREHASTVQGVMHACGHDGHCAILLGAAELLSTAPDFAGTVVLVFQPAEEGGAGAAAMIADGVLEKFGILEIYGLHNIPGIPAGHFAVRPGTQLASFDDLDIVLRATGGHAMAPHLTGDVIVAGSALVTELQTVVARRLDPLVPAVVSITQFTAGTTNNVLPPTARLRGTARCLEAAARTEIEKLVRQICESVAAAHGVEVELTYEHRYPCTVNDPVAAARSARVAAGLVGPDRVDPNCAGILAAEDFAFFLNEIPGAYAFIGNGPITAESGPVHNPAYDFNDAIIEPGARYLAAIARQALADLA, encoded by the coding sequence ATGACCGACCCCGCATCCGGCACCCTCGACCTGGCGCGACTGCCCGCGACGCGCCGCGACCTGCACGCCCATCCGGAATTGGCCTTCGACGAGCACCGCACCGCCGGGGTGATCGCCGACTACCTGCGCGGACTCGGCATCGAGGTGACGACGGGGATCGGCGGCACCGGCGTCGTCGGCGTGATCGTCGGCGGCCGACCGGGCCCGACGGTCGGCCTGCGGGCCGACATGGACGCGCTGCCCATCGTCGAAGAGCTGCCGCGCGAGCACGCGTCGACCGTCCAGGGCGTCATGCACGCCTGCGGTCACGACGGGCACTGCGCCATCCTGCTCGGTGCCGCCGAACTCCTTTCCACCGCACCCGATTTCGCGGGAACGGTCGTACTCGTCTTCCAACCGGCCGAGGAGGGCGGGGCCGGGGCCGCGGCGATGATCGCCGACGGGGTGCTCGAGAAGTTCGGGATCCTGGAGATCTACGGGCTGCACAACATCCCGGGCATTCCGGCCGGGCACTTCGCGGTGCGCCCGGGTACGCAGCTGGCCTCCTTCGACGACCTCGACATCGTGCTGCGCGCCACCGGCGGGCACGCGATGGCGCCGCATCTCACCGGTGACGTCATCGTCGCGGGTTCGGCGCTGGTCACCGAGCTGCAGACCGTCGTGGCGCGACGTCTGGACCCCCTGGTCCCCGCCGTCGTGTCGATCACCCAGTTCACCGCCGGGACGACCAACAACGTGCTCCCGCCGACCGCCCGCCTGCGCGGCACCGCCCGCTGTCTGGAGGCCGCGGCGCGCACGGAGATCGAGAAGCTGGTGCGGCAGATCTGCGAGTCGGTCGCCGCCGCACACGGCGTCGAGGTCGAGCTGACCTATGAGCACCGCTATCCGTGCACCGTGAACGACCCGGTCGCCGCGGCCCGCTCGGCCCGCGTCGCCGCCGGTCTGGTCGGTCCCGACCGTGTCGACCCGAACTGCGCGGGGATCCTCGCCGCGGAGGACTTCGCCTTTTTCCTGAACGAGATCCCGGGCGCCTATGCGTTCATCGGGAACGGGCCGATCACCGCGGAGTCCGGGCCGGTCCACAACCCGGCCTACGACTTCAACGACGCGATCATCGAGCCGGGGGCTCGGTACCTGGCCGCGATCGCCCGGCAGGCGTTGGCCGACCTGGCCTGA
- the guaB gene encoding IMP dehydrogenase, protein MVNVRTGGDDPDKVAMLGLTFDDVLLLPAASDVIPSDVDTSSRLTKSISLRVPLVSSAMDTVTEARMAIAMARAGGMGVLHRNLSVEAQASQVETVKRSEAGMVTDPVTCTPAHTLAEVDAMCARYRISGLPVVDEKGELVGIITNRDMRFEVDQRRPVADVMTPAPLITAQEGVSADAALNLLRRHKIEKLPIVDGAGRLTGLITVKDFVKTEQHPLATKDADGRLLVGAAVGAGDEAWTRAMALADAGVDVLIVDSAHGHSRGVLDMIGKLKAEVGGRVQLVGGNVATRSGAQALMEAGVDAVKVGVGPGSICTTRVVAGVGAPQITAIMEAVAACNQAGIPVIADGGLQYSGDIAKALAAGASTAMLGSLLAGTAESPGELILVNGKQFKSYRGMGSLGAMQGRGQGKSYSKDRYFQDDVLSEEKLVPEGIEGRVPFRGPLGEVIHQLVGGLRAAMGYTGAATIPDLQQAKFVQITAAGLKESHPHDVTLTAEAPNYYSR, encoded by the coding sequence ATGGTGAATGTGCGGACCGGTGGCGACGATCCCGACAAAGTGGCAATGCTCGGCTTGACGTTCGACGATGTGCTGCTCTTGCCGGCCGCGTCGGATGTCATCCCCTCCGACGTGGACACGTCGTCGAGGCTGACCAAGAGCATTTCGCTGCGCGTACCCCTCGTCTCGTCGGCGATGGACACGGTCACCGAGGCGCGGATGGCCATCGCGATGGCCCGGGCCGGCGGCATGGGCGTGCTGCACCGCAATCTCTCGGTGGAGGCGCAGGCCTCGCAGGTGGAGACGGTCAAGCGCTCCGAGGCGGGCATGGTGACCGACCCGGTGACCTGCACCCCGGCGCACACGCTCGCCGAGGTCGACGCGATGTGTGCCCGCTACCGCATCTCCGGGCTGCCCGTCGTCGACGAGAAGGGTGAGCTCGTCGGCATCATCACCAACCGCGACATGCGGTTCGAGGTGGACCAGCGTCGCCCGGTCGCCGACGTCATGACGCCCGCGCCGCTGATCACCGCCCAGGAGGGCGTCTCGGCCGACGCGGCGCTGAACCTGCTGCGCCGCCACAAGATCGAGAAGCTGCCGATCGTCGACGGCGCCGGACGGCTCACCGGCCTGATCACCGTCAAGGACTTCGTGAAGACCGAGCAGCATCCGCTCGCCACGAAGGATGCCGACGGAAGGCTCCTCGTCGGCGCCGCCGTCGGTGCCGGTGACGAGGCGTGGACGCGCGCGATGGCGCTGGCCGACGCCGGCGTCGACGTGCTCATCGTCGACAGTGCCCACGGACATTCGCGCGGCGTGCTCGACATGATCGGCAAGTTGAAGGCAGAGGTCGGGGGGCGCGTGCAGCTCGTCGGCGGCAACGTGGCCACCCGTTCGGGTGCGCAGGCGCTGATGGAGGCGGGCGTCGACGCGGTGAAGGTCGGCGTCGGACCGGGCTCGATCTGCACGACGCGCGTCGTCGCCGGTGTGGGCGCCCCGCAGATCACCGCGATCATGGAGGCCGTGGCTGCCTGCAACCAGGCCGGTATCCCGGTGATCGCCGACGGCGGTCTGCAGTACTCCGGCGACATCGCCAAGGCGCTGGCTGCAGGGGCGTCGACGGCGATGCTCGGCTCGCTGCTGGCCGGCACCGCCGAGTCGCCGGGTGAGCTGATCCTGGTCAACGGCAAGCAGTTCAAGAGCTACCGCGGCATGGGCTCGCTCGGTGCGATGCAGGGCCGCGGCCAGGGCAAGTCCTACTCGAAGGACCGGTATTTCCAGGACGACGTGCTCTCGGAGGAGAAGCTGGTGCCCGAGGGGATCGAGGGGCGCGTGCCGTTCCGCGGTCCGCTCGGCGAGGTCATCCACCAGTTGGTCGGCGGCCTGCGCGCGGCGATGGGTTACACCGGCGCCGCCACCATCCCCGATCTGCAGCAGGCGAAGTTCGTGCAGATCACCGCGGCCGGGCTCAAGGAGTCGCACCCGCACGACGTGACGCTGACGGCCGAAGCACCCAACTACTATTCTCGCTGA
- a CDS encoding FAD-dependent oxidoreductase: MSRSPQDSHFDVLIIGSGFGGSVSALRLTEKGYRVGVIEAGRRFTDEQHAKTSWRLRKFVWAPKLGLLGVQRIHLLKDVMILAGAGVGGGSLNYANTLYKPPSPFFNDKQWAHITDWESELTPYYDQASRMLGVVKNPTFTNSDRIMKEVAEDMGVGDTFVTTPVGVFFGAKTGGAGEPGETVPDPYFGGAGPERTACTECGSCMTGCRVGAKNTLVKNYLGLAESAGAQVIERTTVDGLRQRGDGTWEVSTRGSSSWGPFGARKRTFTADNVVMAAGTFNTQKLMHAAKGSTLPKISDAMGVLTRTNSESILGAMSSKIDPDSDFSEGVAITSSFHPDSSTHIEPVRYGKGSNAMAYLQTILTDGGTRLYRIRQLLRVLLTHPWYLARLLVPKGWSQKTVIALVMQSSDNSLTTFVRKRGPFKYVTSRQGHGEPNPTWIPAGNEATRLMADKLPGGLAGGTWGDIFNIPLTAHYLGGCVISDDPAVGVIDPYHRVWNYPSLYVVDGASITANLGVNPSLSISAQAERAASLWPNKGEEDRRPPQGEPYVRIQPVEPVAPVVPADAPGALRLPITPVASGRTASKKAQKAAG; encoded by the coding sequence ATGTCTCGCAGCCCACAGGACAGTCACTTTGACGTGCTCATCATCGGTTCCGGCTTCGGCGGCAGCGTCAGCGCGCTCCGTCTGACAGAGAAGGGGTACCGCGTCGGGGTGATCGAGGCCGGACGACGGTTCACCGACGAGCAGCACGCCAAGACCAGCTGGCGACTGCGGAAGTTCGTCTGGGCACCGAAACTCGGCCTGCTCGGCGTGCAGCGCATCCACCTCCTCAAGGACGTGATGATCCTGGCCGGGGCAGGCGTCGGCGGTGGTTCGCTGAACTACGCCAACACGCTGTACAAGCCGCCGTCACCCTTCTTCAACGACAAGCAGTGGGCGCACATCACCGACTGGGAGTCCGAGCTCACCCCGTACTACGACCAGGCCAGCCGCATGCTGGGCGTCGTGAAGAATCCGACGTTCACCAACTCCGACCGCATCATGAAGGAGGTCGCCGAGGACATGGGCGTCGGCGACACCTTCGTCACGACGCCGGTGGGCGTCTTCTTCGGCGCCAAGACCGGGGGAGCGGGCGAGCCGGGCGAGACCGTGCCCGACCCGTACTTCGGCGGTGCCGGCCCCGAGCGCACCGCCTGCACCGAGTGCGGCTCGTGCATGACGGGTTGCCGCGTCGGCGCGAAGAACACGCTGGTCAAGAACTATCTCGGGCTGGCCGAGTCGGCCGGTGCGCAGGTGATCGAGCGGACCACCGTCGACGGTCTGCGGCAGCGCGGTGACGGCACCTGGGAGGTGTCGACGCGCGGCTCGTCGTCGTGGGGTCCCTTCGGTGCGCGCAAGCGGACCTTCACCGCCGACAACGTCGTCATGGCGGCCGGCACCTTCAACACGCAGAAGCTGATGCATGCGGCCAAGGGGTCGACGCTGCCGAAGATCTCCGACGCGATGGGCGTCCTCACCCGGACCAACTCCGAGTCGATCCTCGGTGCGATGAGCAGCAAGATCGACCCGGACTCCGACTTCTCCGAGGGCGTCGCCATCACCTCGTCGTTCCACCCGGATTCCTCGACGCATATCGAGCCGGTCCGCTACGGCAAGGGCTCGAATGCGATGGCCTACCTGCAGACGATCCTCACCGACGGCGGCACGCGGCTGTACCGCATCCGCCAGCTGCTTCGGGTGCTGCTGACCCACCCGTGGTATCTCGCACGCCTCCTGGTACCCAAGGGGTGGAGCCAGAAGACGGTCATCGCGCTGGTCATGCAGTCGTCGGACAATTCGCTGACGACCTTCGTCCGCAAGCGCGGGCCGTTCAAGTACGTCACCAGCCGCCAGGGGCACGGCGAGCCGAATCCGACGTGGATCCCGGCGGGCAACGAGGCGACGCGGCTGATGGCCGACAAGCTGCCCGGCGGGTTGGCCGGCGGTACGTGGGGCGACATCTTCAACATTCCGCTGACCGCCCACTACCTGGGCGGATGTGTGATCTCCGACGACCCGGCCGTCGGCGTCATCGACCCGTATCACCGCGTGTGGAACTACCCGTCGCTCTACGTCGTCGACGGTGCGTCGATCACCGCGAACCTGGGGGTGAACCCGTCGCTCTCGATCAGCGCGCAGGCCGAGCGGGCCGCGTCGCTGTGGCCGAACAAGGGCGAGGAAGACCGGCGTCCGCCGCAGGGTGAGCCGTATGTCCGCATCCAGCCCGTCGAGCCGGTGGCGCCGGTCGTGCCCGCCGACGCCCCGGGTGCGCTGCGGCTTCCGATCACGCCGGTCGCGTCCGGTCGGACGGCCTCGAAGAAGGCGCAGAAGGCCGCCGGATGA
- a CDS encoding Arc family DNA-binding protein, translating to MRLSIIDIILDIKKEVIVVASVVIRGLDDSVKEQLAAQARAHGRSMEAELRDILTRAVRRPNIGLAMYQASRELGGIDLEIPARTDIARAVDFE from the coding sequence TTGAGGCTGTCCATCATTGATATCATTCTTGATATCAAGAAGGAGGTGATCGTGGTGGCCTCAGTCGTCATCCGGGGTCTTGACGACTCGGTGAAGGAGCAGCTTGCCGCGCAGGCTAGGGCGCACGGCCGGTCGATGGAGGCCGAGCTGCGCGACATCCTGACCCGGGCCGTGCGACGGCCCAATATCGGGCTGGCGATGTACCAGGCGTCGCGTGAACTCGGTGGGATCGACCTCGAAATCCCGGCGCGTACCGACATCGCCCGGGCAGTGGACTTCGAGTGA
- a CDS encoding anti-sigma-D factor RsdA, producing the protein MSDQANTDLANVDVAAITRDEEMVEALGLGLPVVADTPADFELAQMLVDWRQSVHAGPVDNPITVDDVEHAIAASAAAQRKSRSTGRHLRLVAGAAAVIGVALGGLTIMSEGAHPGDPLWNVKKVVYPTKAVQTQASYDAQLQIASAEKALAAGKPDDAKAALKRAQASLTPIANQQDRAPLDAAIGRLTASAEAAIKAATPAPPKKLPPHRPIYTPPPVTDYMPRFTPPPVPQPQYTPPPVQRQVPAPEPQPEYTAPPAPRPKPRGPISILPN; encoded by the coding sequence ATGAGCGATCAAGCGAATACCGACCTCGCGAACGTTGACGTCGCCGCGATCACCCGTGACGAGGAGATGGTCGAGGCCCTCGGCCTCGGGCTGCCGGTCGTCGCCGACACCCCGGCCGATTTCGAGCTGGCGCAGATGCTGGTCGACTGGCGTCAGAGCGTCCACGCCGGACCCGTGGACAACCCGATCACCGTCGACGACGTGGAGCACGCCATCGCCGCGTCGGCCGCGGCGCAGCGCAAGTCTCGCAGCACCGGACGGCACCTGCGACTCGTCGCCGGGGCCGCCGCGGTCATCGGGGTGGCGCTCGGCGGGCTGACGATCATGTCCGAGGGCGCGCATCCCGGCGATCCGCTGTGGAATGTCAAGAAGGTCGTGTACCCGACGAAGGCCGTGCAGACACAGGCGTCCTATGACGCGCAGCTGCAGATCGCGTCGGCGGAGAAGGCGCTGGCCGCCGGGAAGCCCGACGACGCCAAGGCCGCACTGAAGCGTGCGCAGGCCAGCCTGACCCCGATTGCGAATCAGCAGGACCGGGCGCCGCTCGACGCGGCCATCGGGCGCCTGACCGCCTCGGCCGAGGCCGCGATCAAGGCCGCGACTCCGGCACCGCCGAAGAAGCTGCCGCCGCATCGGCCGATCTACACGCCGCCGCCGGTGACCGACTACATGCCGCGCTTCACGCCTCCGCCGGTTCCGCAGCCGCAGTACACGCCGCCACCGGTGCAGCGCCAGGTGCCCGCGCCGGAACCGCAGCCGGAGTACACCGCGCCCCCGGCTCCGCGGCCGAAGCCGCGCGGACCGATCTCGATTCTGCCGAACTGA
- a CDS encoding WhiB family transcriptional regulator has product MSLPSLPGPNADIWDWQRLGTCRGEESSVFFHPDGERGSARARRERRAKELCHSCPVLAQCREHALRVGEPYGIWGGLGESERAMILKGRGRRGKLAG; this is encoded by the coding sequence ATGTCGCTTCCATCGCTACCCGGCCCGAACGCCGACATCTGGGACTGGCAGCGCCTGGGCACCTGCCGGGGCGAAGAATCGTCAGTCTTCTTCCACCCCGACGGCGAGCGCGGCAGTGCCCGCGCCCGGCGCGAGCGGCGAGCCAAGGAACTGTGCCACAGTTGCCCGGTCCTGGCGCAGTGCCGCGAGCACGCGCTGCGCGTCGGCGAACCGTACGGCATCTGGGGCGGCCTGGGCGAGTCCGAGCGGGCGATGATCCTCAAGGGACGCGGCCGGCGCGGCAAACTGGCCGGCTGA
- a CDS encoding DUF5319 domain-containing protein, with the protein MANLNPPGLPPDPFADDPSDPAGVLDSVEPGIPLDLAERLAVEEDLADLAVYESLLAPEGVRGLVVMCDDCNEDHYHDWDMLRANLQQLLVDGTVRPHEPAVDPRPEDYVTWDYCRGYADGQARRGRR; encoded by the coding sequence GTGGCCAACCTGAATCCGCCCGGCCTGCCGCCGGACCCGTTCGCCGATGACCCGAGCGACCCCGCCGGGGTACTCGATTCCGTCGAGCCGGGGATCCCGCTGGACCTCGCCGAGCGTCTGGCCGTCGAAGAGGACCTGGCCGATCTCGCCGTCTACGAATCCCTGTTGGCACCCGAGGGCGTGCGCGGCCTGGTGGTCATGTGCGACGACTGCAACGAGGACCACTACCACGACTGGGACATGCTGCGCGCGAATCTCCAGCAGCTACTCGTCGACGGCACCGTGCGGCCGCACGAGCCCGCCGTCGACCCCCGCCCGGAAGACTATGTGACCTGGGACTACTGCCGCGGCTACGCCGACGGCCAGGCGCGCCGCGGACGGCGCTGA
- a CDS encoding GuaB3 family IMP dehydrogenase-related protein: MRDLVEFGMGRTARRTYELADISIVPSRRTRSSKDVSTAWQIDAYRFGAPILAHPTDALMSPDTAVELGRLGGLGVLNAEGLWARHADADEKVAALLDVAENDPDPRAAVRFLQHLHSAPIDTGLLAQAVSRVREAGVTTAVRVSPQRAAELTPTLLKAGVEVLVVHGTIISAEHVAEGGGDPLNLKTFIADLDVPVIAGGVHDHRTALHLMRTGAAGVIVGYGATEGSTTTNDVLGIGVPMATAIADAAAARRDYLDETGGRYVHVLADGDVNTSGDLAKAIACGADAVVLGSPLASASSAPGGGWYWTSSAAHPDTPRGAMLQISTPDDRPSLEQILNGPSDDPFGELNLVGALRRSMAKAGYSDLKEFQKVGLSVRD, encoded by the coding sequence GTGCGTGATCTTGTGGAATTTGGGATGGGGCGGACGGCCCGTCGCACCTATGAATTGGCCGATATCAGCATCGTGCCGTCGCGGCGGACCCGGTCGTCGAAGGATGTGTCGACGGCGTGGCAGATCGACGCGTACCGGTTCGGCGCGCCGATCCTCGCGCATCCGACCGATGCCCTGATGTCGCCGGACACGGCCGTCGAACTCGGCCGCCTCGGCGGTCTGGGCGTCCTCAACGCGGAGGGGTTGTGGGCGCGGCATGCCGACGCCGACGAGAAGGTCGCCGCGCTGCTCGACGTCGCCGAGAACGATCCCGATCCGCGCGCCGCGGTCCGTTTCCTGCAGCATCTGCATTCGGCGCCGATCGACACCGGTCTGCTGGCCCAGGCGGTGTCGCGGGTGCGTGAAGCAGGTGTGACCACCGCCGTGCGCGTCAGCCCGCAGCGTGCCGCCGAACTCACCCCGACGCTGCTCAAGGCGGGCGTCGAGGTCCTGGTCGTCCACGGCACCATCATCTCCGCCGAGCACGTCGCCGAGGGCGGCGGCGACCCGCTCAACCTCAAGACCTTCATCGCCGACCTCGATGTGCCGGTGATCGCCGGCGGCGTCCACGACCACCGCACGGCGCTGCACCTGATGCGCACCGGGGCCGCCGGGGTGATCGTCGGCTACGGCGCGACCGAGGGTTCCACCACGACCAACGACGTGCTGGGCATCGGCGTGCCGATGGCCACCGCGATCGCCGACGCCGCGGCCGCGCGCCGCGACTACCTCGACGAGACCGGTGGTCGCTACGTCCACGTCCTGGCCGACGGCGACGTGAACACCTCCGGCGACCTCGCCAAGGCGATCGCCTGCGGTGCCGACGCCGTGGTGCTCGGCTCCCCGCTGGCGTCGGCGTCGAGCGCGCCGGGCGGCGGCTGGTATTGGACCTCGTCGGCCGCGCACCCGGACACCCCGCGGGGCGCGATGCTGCAGATTTCGACGCCCGACGACCGGCCCTCGCTCGAGCAGATCCTCAACGGCCCGTCCGACGACCCCTTCGGCGAGCTGAACCTCGTGGGTGCGCTGCGCCGCTCGATGGCCAAGGCGGGTTACAGCGACCTGAAGGAGTTCCAGAAGGTCGGCCTCTCCGTCCGCGACTGA
- a CDS encoding sigma-70 family RNA polymerase sigma factor, which yields MKLTGDALDTAVLAAGQGDRQALADVLESIQEPLLRYCRGRIGVGERHLFSADDIAQEALMAVMTALPRYRDEGRPFLAFAYGITAHKVADAMRVLHRTKADPTDELPEGVSFSDSPEQHAVHADGNRRMTALLATLPEKQREILVLRLVVGLSAEETADAVGSTPGAVRVAQHRALAKLRDQISGRAR from the coding sequence ATGAAACTTACGGGTGACGCGCTTGATACGGCCGTCCTGGCCGCTGGCCAGGGTGACCGGCAGGCGCTAGCCGACGTTCTCGAAAGCATCCAGGAGCCACTTCTGCGGTACTGCCGGGGACGGATCGGAGTCGGAGAACGCCACCTGTTCTCCGCTGATGACATCGCGCAGGAGGCATTGATGGCGGTGATGACGGCGCTGCCCCGGTATCGGGATGAAGGCCGTCCGTTCCTGGCGTTCGCCTACGGAATCACCGCGCACAAGGTCGCCGACGCGATGCGCGTCCTGCACCGGACGAAGGCCGACCCGACCGACGAGTTGCCCGAGGGGGTCAGCTTCTCCGACAGTCCCGAGCAGCACGCCGTGCATGCGGACGGGAATCGTCGGATGACGGCTCTACTGGCGACGCTGCCGGAGAAGCAGCGCGAGATTCTCGTGTTGCGCCTGGTGGTGGGACTGTCCGCCGAGGAGACCGCCGACGCGGTGGGGTCGACGCCGGGAGCCGTGCGCGTCGCCCAACACCGTGCGTTGGCGAAACTGCGCGACCAGATCTCCGGGCGCGCCCGATGA